A window from Mycolicibacterium tokaiense encodes these proteins:
- a CDS encoding DUF3566 domain-containing protein, with product MSSPKDPGHAAPGEGPANGHGGERTAAGTRPAGPPARAGEGGAEAPPWQRGAGRPQQSGPARPVEQQRPAEKPRSPASGPERPTRYLAGTAAPGAQQSTDADQVRTKEYASELPDLSGPAPRSPRKPSEPAAAQRSGGGRVQVAPSTRSGGPVRASMQIRRIDPWSALKVSLLLSIALFFVWMIAVAFLYLVLGGMGVWTKLNSNVGDLLTSTSGSTGGELVSSGTIFGGALLIGLVNIVLLTALATVGAFIYNLTTDIVGGVEVTLADRD from the coding sequence GTGAGTTCACCGAAGGACCCGGGCCACGCCGCACCCGGGGAAGGCCCTGCCAACGGCCATGGGGGCGAGCGGACCGCAGCGGGCACCCGCCCGGCCGGCCCGCCCGCTCGCGCGGGTGAGGGCGGCGCCGAGGCACCGCCGTGGCAACGCGGCGCCGGCCGTCCGCAACAGTCCGGCCCCGCGCGTCCGGTGGAACAGCAGCGTCCAGCGGAGAAGCCACGCTCGCCGGCCTCCGGTCCGGAGCGGCCCACGCGCTACCTCGCCGGGACCGCGGCGCCGGGCGCTCAGCAGAGCACCGATGCCGACCAGGTCCGCACCAAGGAGTACGCCAGCGAACTGCCGGACCTCTCCGGACCGGCACCGCGTTCACCGCGCAAGCCGTCCGAGCCGGCTGCGGCGCAGCGCTCGGGCGGCGGCCGGGTGCAGGTGGCCCCCAGCACCAGGAGCGGCGGTCCGGTGCGGGCCAGCATGCAGATCCGGCGCATCGACCCGTGGAGCGCGCTGAAGGTTTCGCTGCTGCTGTCGATCGCCCTGTTCTTCGTGTGGATGATCGCGGTGGCGTTCCTGTACCTGGTGCTCGGCGGGATGGGTGTATGGACCAAGCTCAACAGCAACGTCGGTGACCTGCTGACCAGTACCAGCGGCAGCACGGGCGGCGAACTGGTGTCCAGCGGCACCATTTTCGGCGGAGCGCTGCTGATCGGGTTGGTGAACATCGTGCTGTTGACTGCGCTGGCCACCGTCGGCGCGTTCATCTACAACCTGACGACCGACATCGTGGGCGGTGTGGAAGTCACCCTGGCTGACCGGGACTGA
- the gyrA gene encoding DNA gyrase subunit A, with product MTDTMPPEGEAGDRIEPVDIQQEMQRSYIDYAMSVIVGRALPEVRDGLKPVHRRVLYAMYDSGFRPDRGHAKSARSVAETMGNYHPHGDSSIYDTLVRMAQPWSLRYPLVDGQGNFGSPGNDPPAAMRYTEARLTPLAMEMLREIDEETVDFIPNYDGRVQEPTVLPSRFPNLLANGSGGIAVGMATNIPPHNLRELAEAVYWCLENHEADEEATLAAVMERVKGPDFPTHGLIVGSSGINDAYTTGRGSIRMRGVVEIEEDSKGRNSLVITELPYQVNHDNFITSIAEQVRDAKLTGISNIEDQSSDRVGLRIVVELKRDAVAKVVLNNLYKHTQLQTSFGANMLSIVDGVPRTLRLDQMIRLYVAHQLDVINRRTRYRLRKANERAHILRGLVKALDALDEVIALIRASASADVARTGLMELLDVDEIQAQAILDMQLRRLAALERQRIVDDLAKIEAEIADLEDILAKPERQRAIVRDELKEIADKYGDDRRTRIVGGEGDVTDEDLIQREDVVVTITETGYAKRTKTDLYRSQKRGGKGVQGAGLKQDDIVAHFFVCSTHDWILFFTTQGRVYRAKAYELPEASRTARGQHVANLLAFQPEERIAQVIQIQSYQDAPYLVLATRNGLVKKSKLEDFDSNRSGGIVAVNLRDGDELVGAVLCSAEDDLLLVSANGQSIRFSATDEALRPMGRATSGVQGMRFNEDDRLLSLNVVVEGTYLLVATAGGYAKRTAIDEYTVQGRGGKGILTIQYDRKRGSLVGALIVDDETELYAITSGGGVIRTAARQVRKAGRQTKGVRLMNLGEGDTLLAIARNAEDSDAEELEAVTDAEPGVESGDETEA from the coding sequence ATGACTGACACCATGCCGCCCGAGGGTGAAGCAGGCGACCGGATCGAACCGGTCGACATCCAGCAGGAGATGCAGCGCAGCTACATCGACTACGCCATGAGCGTCATCGTCGGCCGCGCCCTGCCGGAGGTCCGCGACGGCCTCAAGCCGGTGCACCGTCGCGTGCTCTACGCCATGTACGACTCGGGCTTCCGTCCCGACCGCGGGCACGCGAAATCCGCACGCTCGGTTGCCGAGACGATGGGTAACTACCACCCGCACGGCGACTCCTCGATCTACGACACCCTGGTGCGCATGGCGCAGCCGTGGTCGCTGCGTTATCCCCTGGTCGACGGGCAGGGCAACTTCGGTTCGCCGGGTAACGATCCGCCAGCCGCCATGCGGTACACCGAGGCGCGGCTGACCCCGCTGGCCATGGAAATGCTGCGCGAAATCGACGAGGAGACAGTCGATTTCATCCCCAACTACGACGGCCGCGTGCAGGAACCCACGGTCCTGCCCAGCCGGTTCCCCAACCTGCTGGCCAACGGCTCCGGCGGTATCGCCGTCGGTATGGCCACCAACATCCCGCCGCACAACCTGCGCGAGTTGGCCGAGGCCGTCTACTGGTGCCTGGAGAACCACGAGGCCGACGAGGAGGCCACGCTGGCCGCGGTGATGGAACGGGTCAAGGGGCCCGACTTCCCCACCCACGGCCTGATCGTCGGCTCCTCGGGCATCAACGACGCCTACACCACCGGACGCGGTTCCATCCGGATGCGCGGCGTGGTGGAGATCGAGGAAGACAGCAAGGGCCGCAATTCCCTTGTCATCACCGAACTTCCGTACCAGGTCAACCATGACAACTTCATCACCTCCATCGCCGAGCAGGTCCGCGACGCCAAGCTCACCGGTATCTCCAACATCGAGGACCAGTCCTCGGATCGGGTGGGTCTGCGCATCGTCGTCGAGCTCAAGCGCGACGCCGTGGCCAAGGTGGTGCTGAACAACCTCTACAAGCACACCCAGCTGCAGACCAGCTTCGGTGCCAACATGCTGTCCATCGTCGACGGGGTGCCGCGCACCCTGCGGCTGGACCAGATGATCCGCCTGTACGTGGCGCATCAGCTCGATGTGATCAACCGGCGCACCCGGTACCGGTTGCGCAAGGCCAACGAGCGGGCCCACATCCTGCGCGGTCTGGTCAAGGCCCTCGACGCGCTGGACGAAGTGATCGCCCTGATCCGGGCGTCGGCCAGCGCCGACGTCGCGCGTACCGGCTTGATGGAGCTGTTGGACGTCGACGAGATCCAGGCCCAGGCCATCCTCGACATGCAGTTGCGTCGCCTGGCCGCCCTCGAGCGTCAGCGCATCGTCGACGACCTGGCCAAGATCGAAGCCGAGATCGCCGACCTCGAGGACATCCTGGCCAAGCCGGAACGCCAACGCGCCATCGTCCGTGACGAGCTCAAGGAGATCGCCGACAAGTACGGCGACGACCGTCGCACGCGCATCGTCGGGGGCGAGGGCGACGTCACCGACGAGGATCTGATCCAGCGCGAGGACGTGGTGGTCACCATCACCGAAACGGGCTACGCCAAGCGCACCAAGACCGACCTCTACCGCAGCCAGAAGCGCGGCGGCAAGGGCGTCCAGGGTGCGGGTCTCAAGCAGGACGACATCGTCGCGCACTTCTTCGTGTGCTCGACGCACGACTGGATCCTGTTCTTCACCACACAGGGCCGGGTGTACCGGGCGAAGGCCTACGAGCTGCCGGAGGCGTCACGCACGGCGCGCGGTCAGCACGTGGCCAACCTGCTGGCCTTCCAGCCCGAGGAACGCATCGCCCAGGTCATCCAGATCCAGAGCTACCAGGACGCGCCGTACCTGGTGCTGGCCACCCGCAACGGCCTGGTGAAGAAATCCAAGCTGGAGGACTTCGACTCCAACCGTTCCGGCGGCATCGTCGCGGTGAACCTGCGCGACGGCGACGAACTGGTGGGCGCAGTGCTGTGTTCCGCCGAGGACGATCTGCTGCTGGTCTCGGCCAACGGCCAGTCCATCCGGTTCTCGGCAACCGATGAGGCACTGCGACCGATGGGCCGCGCCACCTCCGGTGTGCAGGGCATGCGCTTCAACGAGGACGATCGGCTGCTGTCGCTGAACGTGGTGGTCGAAGGGACGTATCTGCTGGTCGCGACGGCCGGTGGTTACGCCAAGCGGACCGCCATCGACGAGTACACGGTGCAGGGGCGTGGCGGCAAAGGCATCCTCACCATCCAGTACGACCGCAAGCGTGGCAGTCTGGTCGGTGCATTGATCGTCGATGACGAGACGGAGTTGTACGCCATCACCTCGGGCGGCGGGGTCATCAGGACCGCGGCCCGTCAGGTTCGCAAGGCAGGACGCCAGACCAAGGGCGTCCGCTTGATGAACCTGGGTGAAGGCGACACGCTGTTGGCGATCGCACGCAATGCCGAGGATTCCGACGCCGAGGAACTCGAGGCCGTGACCGATGCCGAACCGGGCGTCGAGAGCGGCGACGAGACCGAAGCCTGA